The nucleotide sequence GGTTATACTTAACGGAAACAATATAACAGAAATCCTTGTTAAGACCGCTCCATTATTTGACGTTAAAGAGTTCGCCGATCTAGTGGAAAAATCGCTCAACCTCAGGCCAGGAGACGTCAAGGTATACGAAGAAGCGGGGGTAGTGACTGTGCTGGAGAAAATCAAAGTAACGGAGGCTGGAGTAGAAGGAAGTGGACCGTTAGCCCAAAGGGTCTTCGACATTTATAACGATTACGTTTCAAAGAAGAGGAAAGAGAACAAATGATAGGGGACTTTGAGGTAAAGGACGAGGATCTAGCTGGTAGGATAGGTAACTTAGAGACCAGGAGTCAAAGGCTGGAGTCCCCAATTTTCTTTCCTGTAGTGAATCCGCTGAAGCCTGAGTTGAGCGTAGAAGATT is from Candidatus Aramenus sp. CH1 and encodes:
- a CDS encoding Lsm family RNA-binding protein; this translates as MSATRRIVSDMNSLLDKTVVVRLNNNRTYVGQLSAYELNPFIISLANAKDNDNNSYFKVILNGNNITEILVKTAPLFDVKEFADLVEKSLNLRPGDVKVYEEAGVVTVLEKIKVTEAGVEGSGPLAQRVFDIYNDYVSKKRKENK